From Gimesia chilikensis, the proteins below share one genomic window:
- a CDS encoding arylsulfatase, whose product MVRMIFAALTCLVVCLTVLTADAAQAERPNIILIMVDDMGFSDLGCYGSEIETPNIDALAAGGVRFSQFYNSGRCCPTRATLMTGLHPHQTGIGWMTNPPNQTRGYSKPPAYQGYLNHQCVTLGEVLETAGYATYMAGKWHLGFNDQDRWPLQRGFEKYFGCVSGATRYFHPVAPRGMTFGNQDIENPESTTDRPFYTTDAFTDYAIRFLKEHQENANQKTDPYFLYLAYTAPHWPLQAHEEEIKKYRGKYRIGWDELRQRRLAKQKQLGLISADTKLSPRDAEVPAWETLKPEKQDEMDLKMAIYAAMIDRIDQNIGKLVGWLKAHDQLDNTLILFLADNGGCAEGGVLGRGEFRDVEKRNQEHSNSYGKAWANASNTPFRLYKHFAHEGGTSTPFLMHWPAQIQPRAEWYTSPAQLIDVMPTLLDVAGADYPETFAGNKIHTLDGISLRPALSGKPLERGRPIFIEHESNAFVRTGDWKLVGRGVSPAKGYQPQKWELYDVKADRTELNDLAERRRAVVDDLKSQWEAWAKRVGVYPK is encoded by the coding sequence GGTTCGGATGATCTTTGCTGCTCTGACCTGTCTGGTCGTCTGTCTGACTGTATTGACGGCTGATGCAGCGCAAGCCGAGCGACCGAATATCATTTTGATCATGGTCGACGATATGGGTTTTTCCGATCTCGGCTGTTACGGCAGTGAGATTGAAACGCCGAATATCGATGCCCTGGCAGCGGGGGGCGTGCGGTTCTCGCAGTTTTATAATTCGGGACGCTGCTGTCCGACACGGGCGACGTTGATGACGGGACTGCATCCGCATCAGACCGGGATTGGCTGGATGACGAATCCGCCGAATCAGACGCGGGGCTATTCCAAACCGCCGGCTTACCAGGGGTATCTGAATCATCAGTGTGTGACGTTAGGTGAAGTGCTGGAGACAGCCGGCTATGCGACTTACATGGCGGGGAAATGGCACTTGGGATTTAACGACCAGGATCGCTGGCCTTTGCAGCGGGGGTTCGAAAAATATTTCGGTTGTGTTTCGGGGGCGACGCGGTATTTCCATCCGGTAGCACCGCGGGGGATGACCTTCGGCAACCAGGATATCGAAAATCCGGAGAGCACGACGGATCGTCCGTTTTATACGACCGATGCCTTCACCGATTACGCGATTCGTTTCCTCAAGGAACATCAGGAAAACGCAAATCAGAAAACGGATCCGTACTTTCTGTACCTGGCTTATACGGCGCCGCACTGGCCGCTACAGGCGCATGAGGAGGAGATCAAAAAGTATCGGGGTAAATACCGGATCGGCTGGGATGAACTCCGTCAGCGCCGGCTGGCCAAACAGAAACAGCTGGGATTGATCTCTGCAGACACGAAGCTTTCTCCCCGTGATGCAGAGGTGCCGGCCTGGGAGACGTTGAAGCCTGAGAAGCAGGACGAGATGGATCTAAAGATGGCGATTTATGCGGCGATGATCGATCGGATCGACCAGAACATCGGCAAGCTGGTAGGCTGGCTCAAGGCGCATGATCAGCTGGACAACACGCTGATTCTATTCCTCGCGGACAACGGAGGTTGTGCTGAAGGGGGCGTGCTTGGTCGGGGTGAGTTCCGGGATGTCGAGAAGCGGAACCAGGAGCACAGCAACAGTTACGGGAAAGCGTGGGCGAATGCGTCGAACACGCCTTTCCGGCTGTATAAGCATTTCGCGCATGAGGGAGGAACGTCGACGCCGTTCCTGATGCACTGGCCGGCACAGATTCAGCCGCGCGCCGAGTGGTACACGAGCCCGGCCCAGCTGATTGACGTGATGCCGACGCTGCTCGATGTGGCGGGAGCCGACTATCCGGAAACGTTCGCCGGCAACAAGATTCACACGCTGGATGGAATTTCACTGCGTCCGGCGCTGTCGGGAAAGCCGCTGGAACGGGGGCGACCGATCTTCATTGAGCACGAGAGCAACGCGTTCGTGCGTACCGGTGACTGGAAGCTGGTGGGACGAGGTGTGTCGCCGGCCAAGGGGTATCAGCCACAGAAGTGGGAGCTGTACGATGTGAAAGCAGATCGTACGGAGCTGAATGACCTGGCGGAACGGAGGCGGGCGGTGGTGGATGATCTGAAGTCGCAGTGGGAGGCGTGGGCGAAACGCGTGGGGGTTTATCCGAAGTGA